Proteins encoded in a region of the Deltaproteobacteria bacterium genome:
- a CDS encoding AbrB/MazE/SpoVT family DNA-binding domain-containing protein, translating to MELVKVKQNYQITIPQSLRKKIKIDVGDYIEIDTQDEFIILRPVKVVHPDQEYFYTKKWQIMEREADKDISQGDVVGPFKDVKASLKALKKSKT from the coding sequence ATGGAACTCGTCAAGGTAAAGCAGAATTACCAAATCACAATCCCGCAAAGCCTTCGCAAAAAAATTAAGATTGATGTAGGGGACTATATCGAGATAGACACTCAAGATGAGTTTATTATCTTAAGGCCTGTTAAGGTGGTCCATCCGGATCAGGAGTATTTCTATACCAAGAAATGGCAGATAATGGAAAGAGAGGCGGATAAAGACATTAGTCAGGGTGATGTAGTCGGCCCTTTTAAAGACGTTAAGGCCAGTCTCAAAGCCCTCAAAAAATCTAAAACGTGA
- a CDS encoding electron transfer flavoprotein subunit alpha/FixB family protein: MAEGIWFVAEQRDSELRKVSFEVASAARRLADEIGTNVTGVLLGAGVAGEADKLGAYGADKVFVVEDDALQQYTTDAYTAAIANLVKENDPAILLIPASVQGKDLSARLAARLGVGLAMDCIELELNADKKLVARRPIYAGKAMAEIIPAGDPQIATSRPNVMDLVEPDESKKPEVVNVPFSVDASELKTKVTEVLKEESGKIELTEANIIVSGGRGMKGPENYVIIEEMAAVLGAAVGASRSAVDAGWRPHSDQVGQTGKVVSPNLYIACGISGAIQHLAGMSSSKFIVAVNKDEEAPIFQKADYGIVADLFDAVPVMTEEFKKVLS; this comes from the coding sequence ATGGCAGAAGGAATTTGGTTTGTCGCCGAGCAGAGGGATAGTGAGTTGAGAAAGGTGAGCTTCGAGGTCGCCAGTGCGGCCCGTCGCCTGGCCGATGAGATAGGCACGAACGTGACCGGGGTCCTGCTGGGCGCCGGAGTGGCGGGCGAGGCCGATAAATTGGGCGCCTACGGTGCTGACAAGGTCTTTGTCGTTGAGGATGACGCGCTCCAGCAATACACCACCGACGCCTATACCGCCGCGATCGCCAACCTGGTCAAGGAGAACGACCCGGCTATCTTGCTCATACCCGCCTCGGTTCAGGGTAAGGACCTCTCGGCACGACTGGCCGCAAGGCTCGGGGTCGGTTTGGCCATGGACTGTATTGAACTCGAACTTAATGCCGATAAAAAATTAGTAGCCAGGCGCCCTATCTATGCGGGCAAGGCCATGGCTGAAATCATACCGGCTGGCGATCCCCAGATAGCTACGTCCCGGCCCAACGTCATGGACCTGGTTGAGCCGGATGAAAGCAAGAAACCCGAAGTAGTCAATGTGCCTTTCAGTGTTGACGCCTCTGAACTCAAGACCAAGGTCACGGAGGTCCTCAAGGAAGAAAGCGGCAAGATCGAACTGACCGAGGCTAATATTATTGTTTCCGGCGGCCGAGGCATGAAGGGACCGGAAAATTACGTCATCATTGAAGAGATGGCCGCTGTGCTGGGTGCGGCCGTCGGCGCCTCCCGTTCAGCCGTGGACGCCGGTTGGCGGCCCCATTCCGACCAGGTCGGCCAGACTGGCAAAGTCGTCAGCCCGAACCTGTATATCGCATGCGGCATCTCAGGCGCAATTCAGCACCTGGCAGGCATGAGCTCCTCTAAGTTCATCGTGGCCGTGAATAAGGACGAAGAAGCCCCTATCTTTCAGAAGGCCGATTATGGTATCGTGGCCGATCTCTTTGACGCCGTTCCGGTCATGACGGAAGAATTTAAAAAGGTCCTCTCCTGA
- a CDS encoding electron transfer flavoprotein subunit beta/FixA family protein produces MEIVVCLKQVPDTEAQIKISGDSKSIDASDIKWVMNPYDEYGVEEALKLKEKFKGTVTVASVGPARIVEAIRTALAMGVDKAIHVETEGGELDPYTTAELLAAAIKEVPYDLVFCGQRAVDNDQAQTGAALAEFLGIPQLSLIVKVDVADDQSKVTVQRPIEGQTLVIESGLPALITAQKGLNEPRYASLPGIMKAKRKPMDKKDPASLGVTPEGKLEVVQLTPPPERPPGKVIDGETAEEKAIELVRLLHEEAKIV; encoded by the coding sequence GTGGAAATTGTCGTTTGCCTGAAACAGGTTCCCGATACCGAGGCTCAAATTAAGATCTCCGGGGACAGCAAGTCCATTGACGCCAGCGACATCAAGTGGGTCATGAACCCCTATGATGAGTATGGTGTGGAGGAAGCGTTAAAACTGAAAGAAAAATTCAAAGGAACTGTAACCGTGGCGAGCGTCGGCCCGGCCCGAATAGTCGAGGCCATCCGTACAGCCCTGGCCATGGGCGTGGACAAGGCGATTCATGTCGAGACTGAGGGGGGTGAATTGGACCCTTATACCACGGCCGAGCTTCTGGCAGCGGCCATCAAAGAGGTGCCTTATGATTTGGTCTTCTGCGGACAGCGGGCCGTAGACAACGATCAGGCCCAGACCGGGGCCGCCCTAGCCGAGTTCTTAGGGATTCCTCAGCTCTCCCTGATCGTCAAAGTGGATGTGGCTGATGACCAGTCCAAGGTAACCGTGCAGCGGCCCATCGAAGGCCAGACGCTGGTAATCGAGTCCGGGTTACCGGCCCTTATTACGGCCCAGAAAGGTCTTAATGAACCCCGCTACGCTTCCCTGCCCGGGATCATGAAGGCCAAAAGAAAGCCGATGGATAAAAAAGATCCCGCCTCCCTGGGCGTCACACCTGAAGGCAAGCTGGAAGTGGTTCAGCTTACACCGCCGCCGGAACGGCCTCCTGGAAAGGTTATTGATGGTGAGACCGCGGAGGAGAAGGCGATTGAACTGGTTCGTTTACTCCACGAAGAGGCCAAAATCGTTTAG
- a CDS encoding GNAT family N-acetyltransferase, with the protein MSNSWKKKVVSPDRVLERIKPGMSIFIGTGVSEPRTMVQHLLTSDASNLRDLELIQLMSFGDAITMEERYPKKYRLKTFFSGWVASEAVTAGRVDLIPCNFSRIPLLIESGAIKIDIAFVQITPPDDKGYASIGVAVDTARKAMDQASLVVGEINEHVPHTMGDTYVHVDDFDLLVQAQEPPITFERWPLDPIINKVAANLAALIDDGSCLAFATGHLFEALGRHLTHKRHLGIHSPFFTDPLMDLVNSGAVSNRRKSFFPGKSLVSYALGTPELMRWLHQNPLVEFQGIDVVGDPRNIGLNDNFVAILPTRKVDLTGRIAMHIGRSNVAYAMGETLEVFSGVQLSRGGRIICALTSRNLKGEPNVRVSIEDFPNQITSREALNMIVTEYGVVSLAGRTVRERALALIDISHPDDRAELVRQAKEANLLYPDQIYLSEAGHRYPQEITTSYTFKDDLSLRFRAIKPSDENGMRKLFYRFSDESVYYRYFSPIKAMPHAEMQEYVNIDYSNTMSIVGLLGPEGDGNIVAEARYVRNRKRPYADVAFIVDEDYQGKGIASFMYETLIRIARQRGIEGFTADVLGTNRRMLHVFEKAGFPIKSVLVNGVYELTIPFSHPTQKDDKGKTRVLRSRAVG; encoded by the coding sequence ATGTCCAATTCCTGGAAGAAGAAGGTGGTTTCCCCGGATCGGGTGCTCGAAAGGATTAAGCCCGGCATGAGCATTTTTATCGGGACGGGCGTGTCTGAACCTCGGACCATGGTCCAGCACCTCCTGACTTCAGACGCCTCAAACCTCAGGGACCTGGAACTGATCCAGCTCATGAGCTTTGGGGACGCCATCACCATGGAAGAACGCTACCCTAAAAAATATCGGCTAAAAACCTTTTTTTCAGGGTGGGTGGCCAGCGAGGCCGTTACCGCGGGCCGGGTGGACCTGATTCCCTGCAATTTTTCGCGCATCCCTCTTCTAATCGAGTCTGGCGCGATCAAGATTGATATCGCCTTTGTTCAGATTACACCTCCGGATGACAAGGGCTACGCCAGCATCGGCGTAGCGGTTGATACGGCCAGAAAGGCCATGGACCAAGCGTCTCTGGTGGTGGGAGAGATCAATGAGCACGTTCCCCACACCATGGGCGACACCTATGTCCACGTTGATGACTTCGATTTGTTAGTGCAGGCGCAAGAGCCGCCCATCACCTTTGAACGCTGGCCCCTGGATCCGATTATTAACAAGGTTGCCGCCAACCTAGCCGCCTTGATTGATGATGGCAGCTGCCTGGCCTTTGCCACCGGCCATCTGTTTGAAGCCCTGGGAAGGCACCTGACTCACAAAAGGCACCTTGGCATCCATTCTCCATTTTTTACCGACCCGCTTATGGACCTGGTCAACTCCGGCGCCGTTTCCAACCGGCGCAAGAGCTTCTTCCCGGGCAAGTCTCTTGTGTCTTACGCCCTGGGCACTCCGGAGCTAATGCGCTGGCTTCATCAGAACCCGCTGGTTGAATTTCAGGGAATAGACGTTGTCGGGGACCCCAGGAACATCGGACTCAATGATAACTTCGTGGCCATCCTGCCCACCCGCAAGGTGGACCTGACCGGAAGAATCGCCATGCACATCGGCCGGAGTAACGTGGCTTATGCCATGGGCGAGACCCTGGAAGTTTTTTCCGGGGTGCAGCTTTCCCGCGGCGGGCGTATCATCTGCGCCCTGACCAGCCGAAACCTTAAAGGCGAACCAAACGTCCGGGTTTCAATCGAGGACTTCCCCAACCAGATCACCTCGCGCGAGGCCTTGAACATGATCGTCACCGAGTACGGGGTCGTCTCTCTCGCCGGCCGGACCGTGCGGGAGCGCGCCCTGGCCTTGATAGATATTTCCCATCCTGACGACAGGGCCGAACTGGTGCGGCAGGCCAAGGAGGCCAACCTCCTCTACCCGGACCAGATCTACCTCTCAGAGGCCGGACATCGTTATCCTCAGGAAATCACAACCTCATACACCTTTAAAGACGACCTCAGCCTTCGCTTTAGAGCCATCAAGCCATCAGATGAAAATGGCATGAGAAAACTGTTCTACCGGTTTTCCGACGAATCGGTCTATTATCGCTACTTCAGTCCGATCAAGGCCATGCCGCACGCGGAGATGCAGGAATACGTGAATATTGACTACAGCAACACCATGTCCATCGTTGGATTGCTCGGGCCTGAAGGCGATGGCAATATCGTAGCCGAGGCAAGGTATGTGCGCAACAGGAAGCGTCCCTATGCTGACGTGGCCTTCATCGTAGATGAAGATTATCAAGGCAAAGGCATCGCGAGCTTCATGTATGAAACGCTGATCAGGATCGCCCGACAGCGCGGTATCGAAGGGTTTACCGCGGACGTGCTGGGCACGAACCGAAGGATGCTGCACGTCTTTGAAAAGGCCGGGTTCCCCATTAAGTCCGTACTGGTCAACGGCGTCTATGAATTGACCATCCCGTTCAGTCATCCCACCCAGAAAGACGATAAAGGCAAAACACGGGTTCTCCGGTCCAGGGCCGTCGGTTAA
- a CDS encoding threonylcarbamoyl-AMP synthase, producing the protein MPRILKVDPHHCDYLALRPVVSSLLQGEVVAGPTQTFYGLMAAADQPEAIERVVALKKRPVNKSLLLLLDRTVRVGCYARYQPYSFKLLARHFWPGPLTILLEAHPGQHPALIGPRDTVGLRVEGLPVIRTLVRALDRAVTGPSANPAGAPPALTADEVADYFGDGVDLILDGGPCPGGKPSTLIDTSTTPPRLLRDGPLNLDNLLAVVPDMRT; encoded by the coding sequence ATGCCACGGATTTTAAAGGTTGACCCTCACCATTGCGACTACCTGGCTTTACGGCCGGTGGTGTCAAGCCTGCTGCAAGGTGAGGTCGTGGCCGGGCCGACGCAGACCTTCTACGGCCTCATGGCCGCAGCCGATCAGCCTGAGGCCATTGAACGAGTTGTTGCGCTCAAGAAGCGCCCGGTCAATAAGTCTTTACTCCTTCTTCTGGATCGTACCGTGCGCGTTGGGTGTTACGCCCGCTACCAGCCCTACTCCTTTAAACTACTGGCCCGGCATTTTTGGCCCGGTCCTCTGACCATCCTCCTTGAAGCCCATCCCGGCCAGCATCCAGCCCTGATAGGACCCCGGGACACGGTGGGGCTCCGGGTCGAAGGCCTGCCGGTTATCCGAACTCTGGTGCGCGCCCTGGATCGAGCCGTAACCGGTCCCAGCGCTAATCCAGCCGGCGCTCCCCCGGCCCTGACCGCGGACGAGGTGGCGGACTATTTTGGGGACGGCGTTGACCTGATTCTGGACGGCGGTCCGTGTCCCGGTGGTAAGCCTTCGACCCTGATTGACACCAGCACCACACCGCCGCGCCTCCTTAGAGACGGGCCTTTGAACCTGGACAACCTGCTGGCTGTTGTCCCGGACATGCGTACATGA
- a CDS encoding ABC transporter ATP-binding protein translates to MVRSENILEISSLSKTFGGLVAIFDLDFTVSRGMIKAIIGPNGAGKTTLFNLISGVLPSDTGEIIFNSQPVTGLKTYQIADRGISRTFQTIELFSEMSVLQNVMIGRHVRTKKGVLSVGLKLPGSRREEKTILEKARYYLEFVGLSHKADQEASSLPLGQQKLLEIARALATEPKLLLLDEPAAGLNETETETAARLFQTIQDAGITVILVEHDMSLVMNVAEEVMVLNYGRKIADDRPEVIRSDPEVINAYLGVDIGYA, encoded by the coding sequence ATGGTTCGTTCTGAAAACATCCTGGAGATTTCATCACTCAGTAAAACCTTCGGGGGACTGGTAGCAATCTTTGATCTGGACTTCACCGTCTCCAGAGGCATGATCAAGGCTATCATCGGCCCCAACGGCGCCGGGAAGACCACCCTTTTTAACCTCATTTCCGGTGTCCTCCCGTCCGACACCGGGGAGATCATCTTCAACAGCCAGCCCGTTACAGGGCTCAAGACCTACCAGATCGCCGACCGCGGCATCTCCCGCACCTTCCAGACGATCGAGCTTTTCAGCGAGATGTCCGTCTTGCAAAACGTTATGATCGGACGGCATGTCCGGACGAAAAAAGGGGTCCTGAGCGTTGGGCTGAAACTGCCAGGCTCGCGGCGGGAAGAGAAAACCATTTTAGAAAAGGCCAGATACTACCTCGAGTTTGTGGGCCTGAGCCATAAGGCCGATCAGGAGGCGAGCAGCCTCCCCCTGGGGCAGCAAAAGCTCCTGGAGATCGCCCGGGCCCTGGCCACGGAGCCTAAGCTCCTCCTCCTGGATGAACCCGCGGCCGGCCTGAATGAAACCGAAACAGAAACAGCGGCCCGGCTCTTTCAAACCATTCAGGATGCAGGGATTACCGTCATCCTGGTAGAGCATGACATGAGCCTGGTGATGAATGTGGCCGAAGAAGTCATGGTGCTCAACTACGGCCGCAAGATTGCGGACGACAGGCCGGAGGTGATTCGCTCCGACCCTGAAGTCATCAACGCCTACCTGGGCGTAGATATCGGATATGCTTGA
- a CDS encoding ABC transporter ATP-binding protein has product MLEVTDLKASYGGIQALKGVNLKVEEGGLVAIIGANGSGKTTLLKSISGLIRSKEGRIIFQGREITRSLPRQIVSLGIALAPEGRQIFASLSVEDNLNLGAFLYYRRKNRATIKALKKEIYELFPVLEERHSQLSGTLSGGEQQMLAIARAMMVRPKLLILDEPSMGLAPLFVQEIFKVLERLNQQGATILLVEQNARAALKVARYAYVLETGVVSLEGQTDNLLADEKIKKAYLGG; this is encoded by the coding sequence ATGCTTGAGGTTACAGATTTAAAAGCTTCTTACGGCGGAATCCAGGCCCTCAAAGGCGTCAACCTGAAGGTTGAGGAGGGAGGCCTTGTGGCCATTATCGGGGCCAACGGCTCAGGTAAGACAACGCTGCTCAAGTCCATCTCCGGCCTCATCCGGTCCAAAGAAGGCCGAATCATCTTCCAGGGCCGTGAGATCACCCGGTCTCTGCCTCGACAAATCGTCAGTCTCGGCATTGCCCTGGCCCCGGAAGGGCGCCAGATTTTCGCCAGCCTCAGTGTGGAGGACAACCTTAACCTTGGGGCCTTCCTGTACTACCGCCGCAAGAATCGAGCAACAATTAAGGCTCTGAAAAAAGAGATTTATGAGTTATTCCCGGTCCTCGAAGAACGCCACTCCCAGCTCTCCGGGACATTGTCTGGCGGGGAGCAACAGATGCTGGCCATCGCTCGGGCCATGATGGTCAGGCCCAAGCTGCTCATTCTGGATGAGCCATCCATGGGCCTGGCGCCTCTCTTTGTGCAGGAAATATTCAAGGTTCTGGAACGACTGAATCAACAAGGGGCCACCATCCTTCTGGTGGAACAGAACGCTCGCGCCGCCCTCAAGGTAGCCCGGTATGCCTATGTCCTGGAAACCGGGGTCGTATCCCTGGAGGGCCAGACTGACAACCTTCTGGCCGACGAAAAGATAAAGAAGGCCTATCTCGGGGGTTGA
- a CDS encoding CBS domain-containing protein, translating to MKIKHWMTKDPISVSPDTLIIDAKKVMKENKIRRLPVVEKGKVVGIVTYRNIIEASPSAVTTLSIHELNYLYMKLKVKDIMHKNPLLVSPEDSNFDIILKGHKLGIGSFPVVEKGKLVGIVTETEIFNALVHLLGPGDESEIITLDNIELEKKPGEFSKIATLIEKQGIPVLAIFSLPHRNKEGHRVFIRVKTKKTESLTKEIKKAGYTLQE from the coding sequence ATGAAAATCAAACATTGGATGACAAAGGACCCGATAAGCGTTAGCCCGGATACGTTGATCATTGATGCCAAGAAAGTCATGAAGGAAAATAAAATCCGGCGCCTGCCCGTGGTGGAGAAAGGCAAGGTCGTCGGGATCGTGACCTACCGCAATATCATCGAAGCCTCGCCCTCAGCCGTAACCACCTTGAGCATCCACGAACTGAACTACCTGTATATGAAACTAAAAGTTAAGGACATCATGCACAAAAACCCGCTGCTTGTCTCACCGGAAGACTCCAACTTTGACATCATTCTCAAAGGACACAAATTAGGCATTGGCTCGTTTCCGGTTGTGGAAAAAGGCAAGCTGGTCGGGATTGTCACAGAGACTGAGATATTCAATGCGCTGGTGCACCTCTTGGGTCCGGGGGATGAATCAGAGATCATTACTCTGGATAACATTGAACTTGAAAAGAAACCGGGCGAGTTCAGCAAGATTGCCACACTGATAGAAAAACAAGGGATTCCGGTCCTGGCCATTTTTTCTCTTCCGCATCGAAACAAGGAGGGACACAGGGTCTTCATCCGGGTCAAAACCAAGAAGACCGAATCCCTGACCAAGGAGATCAAGAAAGCCGGTTACACCTTACAGGAATAG
- a CDS encoding ABC transporter substrate-binding protein has translation MKKSILFIWSFVLTIVLISPAAICQAAEPYKIGCVFAITGPASFLGEPERNSAKMFEEEVNAAGGINGHAVKVIIYDTEGDATKAKTRVERLIRKDNVLAIVGPSRSGTTMAVIPVVEKAEIPFISCAASIKIVEPVKKWVFKTPQTDTSAVEAIYTHMKKDGLTRAALLTGTTGFGAGGRVQLKAVAPKMGITIVADEVFGPKDTSLTAQLTKIRGTDAQAIIGWTIAPPQVIMLKNWKQLGMDKKFRFYESHGFGSKRYIELAGGAAEGVYAPLGRVVFADILPKWNAQREFALNYKTNYEKKFKSEISTFGGHAWDALHMLRIALEAVGPNKAKIRDYLENVKGFAGTGGIFNMSALDHCGLDASAFEMVVVKDGKWALID, from the coding sequence ATGAAGAAAAGTATTCTTTTCATATGGTCTTTTGTATTAACAATCGTATTGATTTCCCCGGCCGCTATATGTCAGGCAGCGGAGCCTTACAAAATTGGTTGTGTCTTTGCGATAACCGGCCCCGCGTCATTTTTAGGGGAGCCCGAGCGGAACTCAGCCAAAATGTTTGAAGAGGAAGTTAACGCGGCTGGAGGCATCAATGGTCATGCCGTTAAAGTAATCATTTACGACACCGAGGGTGACGCCACCAAGGCGAAAACCAGGGTCGAGCGGCTGATTCGAAAAGACAATGTCCTGGCCATCGTTGGACCATCCCGGAGCGGCACCACTATGGCTGTTATTCCAGTCGTAGAAAAGGCCGAAATACCTTTCATCTCGTGTGCGGCCAGCATCAAAATTGTTGAGCCGGTCAAAAAGTGGGTCTTCAAGACTCCCCAGACCGACACCTCGGCTGTTGAAGCCATTTACACACACATGAAAAAGGACGGCCTGACTCGGGCGGCTCTTCTGACCGGCACCACCGGCTTCGGGGCCGGCGGCCGGGTCCAGCTCAAGGCGGTGGCTCCGAAAATGGGGATCACCATTGTGGCTGACGAGGTCTTTGGCCCCAAGGATACCAGTCTGACGGCACAGCTTACCAAGATCCGCGGGACCGACGCCCAGGCCATCATTGGCTGGACCATTGCCCCGCCACAGGTCATCATGCTTAAAAACTGGAAACAGCTGGGCATGGATAAAAAATTTCGATTTTATGAGAGCCATGGATTTGGCAGCAAACGTTACATTGAGCTGGCCGGCGGCGCGGCAGAGGGTGTCTACGCCCCGCTTGGCCGGGTGGTTTTTGCGGATATCCTTCCCAAATGGAATGCCCAGCGAGAATTCGCCTTAAATTACAAGACCAATTACGAGAAGAAATTCAAATCTGAAATCAGCACCTTTGGCGGGCATGCCTGGGACGCTTTGCACATGCTCAGGATAGCCCTGGAAGCCGTCGGTCCAAACAAGGCCAAGATTCGTGACTACCTCGAAAACGTCAAAGGGTTTGCCGGTACGGGCGGTATCTTCAATATGTCGGCCCTGGATCATTGCGGCCTGGATGCCAGTGCTTTCGAGATGGTTGTAGTCAAGGATGGAAAGTGGGCCTTGATTGATTAG
- a CDS encoding branched-chain amino acid ABC transporter permease gives MGRKNTIGVLGLALFILFFPLTGRIPAISHYVDIMTFIGLTAMITMGLSLLMGYAGQISLGHAAFYGLGAYTSGVLTAKFGINPWPAILVGVLLSAAVAVIVGSPSLKLRGHYLAMATLAFGEIIYIIFNESIALTEGPDGFGNIPHLSLFGFTFDTILANYYLIWAVAILMLIFSLNIIHSRVGRALMSIHGSEVAAMTMGVNAAKFKIQVFVISAVMASIAGSLYAHYVQFINPPVFDLFFSIKLVMMVVVGGMASVWGAILGAALITFLPEWLIFLEDFDILAYGLVLLLIIMFLPKGLSSLTGVLYRLVAPRLKSGS, from the coding sequence ATGGGGCGCAAGAATACAATCGGTGTGCTGGGCCTGGCGCTTTTCATCTTGTTTTTTCCGCTCACAGGGCGTATTCCGGCCATCTCCCACTATGTGGACATCATGACTTTTATCGGGCTGACGGCCATGATCACCATGGGCCTCTCGCTGCTCATGGGTTATGCCGGTCAGATATCCCTGGGTCATGCCGCTTTTTACGGCCTGGGCGCCTATACATCTGGTGTCCTAACTGCCAAGTTCGGGATCAATCCCTGGCCAGCAATTCTGGTGGGAGTTCTTCTTTCAGCCGCCGTGGCCGTGATTGTCGGTTCCCCGTCTCTCAAGCTCCGCGGGCATTACCTGGCCATGGCCACCCTGGCCTTCGGAGAAATCATCTACATCATTTTCAACGAATCAATAGCATTGACCGAAGGGCCGGACGGATTTGGCAACATCCCTCACCTGTCCCTCTTCGGCTTTACCTTCGATACAATCCTGGCTAATTACTACCTTATCTGGGCCGTAGCGATCCTTATGCTTATTTTCAGTCTCAACATTATACACTCACGGGTCGGGCGGGCCTTGATGTCCATCCATGGCAGCGAGGTTGCGGCCATGACCATGGGGGTTAACGCGGCCAAATTCAAGATCCAGGTCTTTGTCATCAGCGCGGTCATGGCCTCGATCGCAGGCAGCCTTTATGCCCACTATGTTCAGTTTATCAACCCTCCGGTCTTCGACCTGTTTTTCTCTATTAAATTAGTCATGATGGTGGTTGTTGGCGGTATGGCCAGTGTCTGGGGCGCCATTCTTGGGGCGGCCTTAATCACCTTTCTGCCAGAATGGCTTATATTTTTAGAAGACTTCGACATCCTGGCCTATGGTCTGGTTCTGCTGTTGATCATCATGTTTCTGCCTAAAGGACTGTCCAGCCTCACGGGCGTACTTTACCGGCTGGTCGCTCCGCGCTTGAAATCCGGAAGTTGA
- a CDS encoding branched-chain amino acid ABC transporter permease gives MEDYGFLSQLVQYILTGITLGSIYAIVGVGFNIIYNATEIINFAQGEFVMLGGLVMITLVNFAHLPMPLAFLLTVIIVSLVGLLIERLAIFPLKESSVLRLVIITIALSILIKGLAMFTWGKQSFALRSFSGDTPIPFLGASVIPQTLWIIGITVVLVILLSIFFSRTIIGKAMSACADNPEAASLVGINTQRMVMLAFMLSAALGAVAGMIITPVALMEYDRGALLALKGFGACILGGLGNFYGAVVAGIILGLIESLGAGLISSGYKDAMALAVLLLVLFIKPSGLFGSAEVSKLKKF, from the coding sequence ATGGAAGACTACGGATTTTTAAGCCAGCTTGTGCAGTACATCCTGACTGGCATTACTTTGGGCAGCATCTATGCCATTGTCGGTGTGGGGTTCAACATTATTTATAACGCCACGGAGATCATTAACTTTGCCCAGGGTGAGTTTGTCATGCTGGGCGGGCTGGTCATGATCACCCTGGTTAACTTCGCCCATCTGCCCATGCCTCTCGCGTTTCTCCTGACGGTGATCATCGTCAGCCTGGTGGGCTTGCTCATTGAACGGCTAGCCATCTTCCCTCTCAAGGAAAGTTCTGTTTTACGGCTGGTCATCATCACCATTGCCCTTTCTATTCTGATCAAGGGTCTGGCCATGTTCACCTGGGGTAAACAGTCATTCGCTTTAAGGTCTTTTTCCGGCGACACCCCCATACCTTTTCTGGGGGCCTCGGTTATCCCCCAGACACTCTGGATTATTGGAATCACAGTGGTGCTGGTGATTCTCTTGAGCATCTTTTTTTCCAGGACGATCATTGGCAAGGCTATGAGTGCGTGCGCGGACAACCCTGAAGCAGCCTCTCTGGTAGGCATTAACACCCAGCGCATGGTCATGCTGGCCTTCATGCTTTCGGCTGCCTTGGGGGCTGTGGCCGGGATGATCATCACGCCTGTTGCCTTGATGGAATACGACCGGGGAGCCTTGCTGGCGCTCAAGGGCTTCGGGGCGTGTATTTTAGGGGGGCTGGGGAATTTCTACGGCGCCGTCGTGGCGGGCATCATCCTGGGTCTGATCGAATCTCTGGGAGCGGGGTTGATATCATCCGGTTACAAGGACGCCATGGCCCTGGCGGTGTTGCTTCTGGTCCTGTTCATTAAACCCAGCGGTCTTTTTGGCAGCGCTGAAGTAAGTAAGCTGAAGAAGTTCTAG